One window of the Deinococcus aerius genome contains the following:
- a CDS encoding carbohydrate ABC transporter permease, producing MARASIPTKAAPRRRSFNSDRLWSLVVLLPSAVLLAIFVYGFILRSGYLSLTDWGNDPAQALSLTPVIKFTGLSNYSNLFGGLLDSRFRQDLVSTLFFTAFFIVACLGLGLGLAMLLDRNPKGEGLWRTIFLFPMSLSFIVTGTIWRWMLQPAGGVNALFGLDPDRHAWLTSNASIWRFDWNKLPLITAVVVALVLLGVASRARQSGNRTQMWVAIACAALLVLWAFTLGNSVKMTPVPEYHGFNLAFIGIIIAAVWQMSGYTMALYLAGLRGIPDELREAARVDGANEWGIYRHVIFPLLAPITLSAMIILGHISLKIFDLVYAMTSLNNLNTEVPALLMYITAFQGNQFAKGAAIGMVLLILVAAVIVPYLASQFRRSDRS from the coding sequence ATGGCCCGCGCCTCCATCCCGACCAAGGCCGCCCCCCGGCGGCGCTCTTTCAATTCGGACCGGCTGTGGAGCCTGGTCGTGCTGCTGCCCTCCGCCGTGCTCCTCGCCATCTTCGTGTACGGCTTCATCCTCCGCTCGGGCTACCTCAGCCTGACCGACTGGGGCAACGACCCCGCGCAGGCCCTGAGCCTCACCCCCGTCATCAAGTTCACCGGCCTGAGCAACTACAGCAACCTCTTCGGCGGCCTGCTCGACTCGCGCTTCCGGCAGGACCTGGTGAGCACGCTGTTCTTCACGGCCTTTTTCATCGTGGCCTGCCTGGGGCTGGGTCTGGGCCTCGCTATGCTGCTCGACCGCAACCCCAAGGGCGAGGGCCTGTGGCGCACCATTTTCCTGTTCCCCATGAGCCTGAGCTTTATCGTGACGGGCACGATCTGGCGCTGGATGCTCCAGCCCGCGGGCGGGGTGAACGCGCTCTTCGGCCTCGACCCGGATCGGCACGCCTGGCTCACGAGCAACGCCTCCATCTGGCGCTTCGACTGGAACAAGCTGCCGCTCATCACGGCGGTGGTGGTGGCCCTCGTGCTGCTCGGCGTGGCCTCCCGGGCCCGGCAGAGCGGCAACCGGACCCAGATGTGGGTGGCGATTGCCTGCGCGGCCCTGCTCGTGCTGTGGGCCTTCACGCTCGGCAACAGCGTGAAGATGACCCCGGTGCCCGAGTATCACGGCTTCAACCTCGCCTTTATCGGCATCATCATCGCGGCGGTGTGGCAGATGTCGGGCTACACGATGGCGCTGTATCTGGCGGGACTGCGCGGCATTCCCGACGAGCTGCGCGAGGCGGCCCGGGTGGACGGGGCGAACGAGTGGGGCATCTACCGCCACGTGATCTTCCCGCTGCTCGCGCCCATCACCCTCTCGGCGATGATCATCCTGGGGCACATCAGCCTCAAGATCTTCGACCTGGTGTACGCGATGACGAGCCTGAACAACCTCAACACCGAGGTGCCCGCGCTGCTGATGTACATCACCGCCTTCCAGGGCAACCAGTTCGCCAAGGGCGCGGCCATCGGCATGGTGCTGCTCATCCTCGTGGCCGCCGTCATCGTGCCGTACCTGGCGAGCCAGTTCCGCAGGAGTGACCGCTCGTGA
- a CDS encoding carbohydrate ABC transporter permease has translation MTTTATTPRPEVTAPRRPDLSRILVYLALLVAALFFLVPVYLLIVTALKTPDAIGLDTTWRLPSVWNWASFSEAWSKVSGGLRNSIILAISATALSALLGSLNGYALSKWKFRGADLLFALMLFGMFIPYQAVLIPLFQFIKSIGLYGSIGGLILAHVVYGLPITTLIFRNYYSEVPDALVEAALIDGAGFWGIYRRVIFPLSVPGFVVVVIWQFTQVWNEFLFGVTLANPSSQPITAALAQLSGGQAVSWNLPMAGAILTAIPTLLVYIVLGRYFVRGLLAGSVKG, from the coding sequence GTGACCACCACTGCCACCACCCCCCGCCCGGAGGTCACGGCGCCGCGCCGCCCCGACCTGAGCCGGATTCTGGTGTACCTCGCGCTACTCGTGGCCGCGCTGTTCTTCCTGGTACCGGTCTACCTGCTGATCGTCACGGCCCTCAAGACCCCGGACGCGATCGGCCTGGACACCACCTGGAGGTTGCCGAGCGTCTGGAACTGGGCCAGCTTCTCGGAGGCCTGGAGCAAAGTTTCGGGCGGCCTGCGCAACTCGATCATCCTGGCGATCAGCGCGACGGCGCTCTCGGCGCTGCTGGGTTCTCTCAACGGTTACGCGCTGAGCAAGTGGAAGTTCCGGGGCGCCGACCTCCTCTTCGCCCTGATGCTCTTCGGCATGTTCATCCCGTACCAGGCGGTGCTGATCCCGCTCTTCCAGTTCATCAAGAGTATCGGCCTGTACGGCAGCATCGGCGGCCTGATCCTGGCGCACGTCGTGTACGGCCTGCCCATCACCACCCTGATCTTCCGCAACTACTACTCGGAGGTGCCCGATGCCCTGGTCGAGGCCGCGCTCATCGATGGAGCGGGCTTCTGGGGCATCTACCGCCGGGTGATTTTCCCGCTCAGCGTGCCGGGCTTCGTGGTCGTCGTGATCTGGCAGTTCACGCAGGTCTGGAACGAGTTCCTGTTCGGCGTGACGCTGGCGAACCCGTCGAGCCAGCCCATCACCGCCGCGCTCGCGCAACTCTCGGGTGGCCAGGCGGTGAGCTGGAACCTGCCGATGGCGGGGGCGATCCTCACGGCCATTCCCACCCTGCTCGTGTACATCGTGCTGGGACGCTACTTTGTGCGCGGCCTGCTCGCGGGGAGCGTGAAGGGGTAG